The proteins below are encoded in one region of Pomacea canaliculata isolate SZHN2017 linkage group LG7, ASM307304v1, whole genome shotgun sequence:
- the LOC112568700 gene encoding uncharacterized protein LOC112568700 encodes MRTGSWIVLPFVIACFVQSTYSDSGQPNVLTTDCPKYVREGNNLSCTCQTTDNTVNPYWKEQSGSAQLVKNNVSRHDNGTVFTCAMNLDEVTVNYTLLVAYGPEKVQILGPSNFTTNGSQYMTLTCNTTGSYPEANCYWGNVRCQSPNPTPTCIFRPRGRYDEGKNISCYAFNKESDTRSAPDIFTLRLHYPPELAPHITARRKVNSTTVDIVTCSVTGGHPQVSFVNLTCDDTRNSSLSDDSPETNQTDVVFTSIVFALVGPRTVSCTCQGVWSPQQDMYQHIVNASFYFSHEKRHSPLDLLMAVIIGCLTFVALIAVCVFTAVLCKRLKTEHYQTF; translated from the exons ggCAGCCAAATGTGCTTACAACTGATTGTCCAAAGTACGTTCGTGAAGGCAACAATCTGTCCTGTACATgtcaaacaacagacaacactGTTAACCCATATTGGAAAGAGCAGAGTGGTTCTGCACAACTGGTAAAAAACAATGTTAGTCGCCATGACAACGGAACAGTTTTCACATGTGCGATGAATTTGGATGAAGTAACCGTGAATTACACCTTACTTGTAGCCT ATGGTCCAGAGAAAGTCCAAATACTAGGACCGTCCAATTTCACCACCAACGGTTCTCAATACATGACCTTGACCTGCAATACCACAGGCTCCTACCCAGAAGCCAACTGTTACTGGGGAAATGTGAGATGTCAGTCACCCAACCCGACTCCAACTTGTATCTTCAGACCTCGGGGAAGATATGACGAAGGAAAAAACATCTCCTGCTATGCATTTAATAAAGAATCTGATACGCGCTCAGCACCTGACATTTTTACTCTTCGTCTACATT ATCCTCCGGAGCTTGCCCCACATATCACTGCAAGAAGAAAGGTCAACTCAACAACAGTGGACATTGTCACCTGCTCTGTGACAGGTGGCCATCCTCAGGTGTCGTTTGTAAATCTTACCTGCGATGACACACGCAATTCTTCGCTCTCCGATGACTCACCAGAGACAAACCAGACAGATGTTGTATTCACTTCTATTGTCTTTGCGCTGGTGGGACCTCGCACAGTTTCATGCACTTGTCAGGGTGTGTGGTCACCTCAGCAAGACATGTACCAACACATCGTCAACGCCAGCTTCTACTTCTCac ATGAGAAAAGACACTCACCGTTAGACTTACTGATGGCAGTAATTATAGGATGCCTGACCTTTGTTGCCCTCATAGCGGTGTGTGTTTTCACAGCAGTCTTGTGCAAACGACTTAAGACAG aACATTATCAgacattttag
- the LOC112568699 gene encoding uncharacterized protein LOC112568699 isoform X1 yields the protein MCQSIVIVFMCHEFCLAYGPDDAHTAIEGPDPFVTDGSRTMTLTCKATDVNPNPVYTWETDRCVTYDSDRGTCTLVPQVPWDDGTQVKCSARSREGNSNKATAAFSMNIVFPPPNRPVIKGHRQGNIVYFEEPLECRVQGGKPLVSEVTVSCNQTGVIYLGGTTVGNGGSFARRNFTFNTGVKGTTPLSCTCRGEWAPAPNLYQQTSDIVFLVKSPPQNPVINCSTMIPEGQSGTCECRLAPGDELPDGFSLTWPGHSNSQVMQMSNVTRLDNGRTFTCLLSFDGVVRSTTHTLHVAYGPEDEHMQVVGPDTFITNGTMNLNLTCNATEVNPSPSYNWSLSRCQVRENDGKSTCSFVPLPRFDDGLVIQCTAYNSRTQKKGSLQHQSRSPISTAVSTNDRRPRRRATSFSRNNPPL from the exons ATGTGCCAATCGATAGTGATTGTATTCATGTGTCACGAATTCTGTCTGGCAT ATGGGCCTGACGATGCACACACTGCTATCGAAGGACCAGATCCATTCGTCACTGACGGGTCAAGGACGATGACCCTCACCTGCAAGGCGACAGACGTCAACCCCAACCCCGTCTACACCTGGGAGACGGACAGGTGCGTAACCTACGACTCGGACAGAGGCACCTGCACTCTAGTCCCGCAGGTGCCCTGGGACGACGGAACGCAGGTGAAGTGCAGCGCCAGAAGCCGGGAGGGCAACAGCAACAAGGCTACAGCTGCCTTTTCGATGAATATTGTTT tcCCGCCACCCAACCGTCCTGTAATCAAGGGCCACAGACAAGGGAACATTGTGTATTTCGAAGAGCCGCTGGAGTGTAGAGTGCAGGGAGGAAAGCCTTTGGTGTCAGAGGTCACAGTGTCTTGCAACCAGACAGGTGTGATCTATCTAGGAGGCACTACGGTTGGCAATGGAGGGTCGTTTGCCAGGAGAAACTTCACCTTTAACACTGGAGTCAAAGGCACCACGCCTCTATCATGCACCTGCAGAGGAGAATGGGCCCCAGCACCAAACCTCTATCAACAAACATCGGATATTGTTTTCCTTGTGAAAT CCCCTCCACAAAATCCAGTTATCAACTGCAGCACAATGATACCAGAAGGACAGTCAGGCACCTGTGAGTGTCGTCTGGCTCCAGGTGATGAGCTGCCAGACGGCTTCTCTCTGACCTGGCCAGGTCACTCCAACTCGCAGGTGATGCAGATGTCAAACGTCACGCGATTGGATAACGGCAGGACCTTCACCTGTCTCTTGTCTTTCGACGGTGTGGTCCGATCCACCACCCACACTCTCCATGTTGCTT acgGACCAGAAGACGAGCACATGCAAGTTGTTGGACCTGACACCTTTATTACTAACGGCACGATGAACCTTAATTTAACGTGTAATGCCACAGAGGTGAACCCCTCCCCGAGTTACAACTGGAGCCTCAGCAGGTGTCAGGTGAGAGAAAACGACGGGAAAAGCACGTGCTCTTTCGTCCCTTTGCCTCGGTTTGACGATGGGCTGGTCATTCAGTGCACCGCCTATAACAGCAGGACACAGAAAAAGGGCAGCCTCCAACATCAGTCTCGATCTCCAAT ATCCACCGCTGTATCCACCAATGATAGAAGGCCTCGAAGAAGGGCAACATCTTTCAGCCGGAACAATCCTCCTCTGTAA
- the LOC112568699 gene encoding uncharacterized protein LOC112568699 isoform X2, with amino-acid sequence MTLTCKATDVNPNPVYTWETDRCVTYDSDRGTCTLVPQVPWDDGTQVKCSARSREGNSNKATAAFSMNIVFPPPNRPVIKGHRQGNIVYFEEPLECRVQGGKPLVSEVTVSCNQTGVIYLGGTTVGNGGSFARRNFTFNTGVKGTTPLSCTCRGEWAPAPNLYQQTSDIVFLVKSPPQNPVINCSTMIPEGQSGTCECRLAPGDELPDGFSLTWPGHSNSQVMQMSNVTRLDNGRTFTCLLSFDGVVRSTTHTLHVAYGPEDEHMQVVGPDTFITNGTMNLNLTCNATEVNPSPSYNWSLSRCQVRENDGKSTCSFVPLPRFDDGLVIQCTAYNSRTQKKGSLQHQSRSPISTAVSTNDRRPRRRATSFSRNNPPL; translated from the exons ATGACCCTCACCTGCAAGGCGACAGACGTCAACCCCAACCCCGTCTACACCTGGGAGACGGACAGGTGCGTAACCTACGACTCGGACAGAGGCACCTGCACTCTAGTCCCGCAGGTGCCCTGGGACGACGGAACGCAGGTGAAGTGCAGCGCCAGAAGCCGGGAGGGCAACAGCAACAAGGCTACAGCTGCCTTTTCGATGAATATTGTTT tcCCGCCACCCAACCGTCCTGTAATCAAGGGCCACAGACAAGGGAACATTGTGTATTTCGAAGAGCCGCTGGAGTGTAGAGTGCAGGGAGGAAAGCCTTTGGTGTCAGAGGTCACAGTGTCTTGCAACCAGACAGGTGTGATCTATCTAGGAGGCACTACGGTTGGCAATGGAGGGTCGTTTGCCAGGAGAAACTTCACCTTTAACACTGGAGTCAAAGGCACCACGCCTCTATCATGCACCTGCAGAGGAGAATGGGCCCCAGCACCAAACCTCTATCAACAAACATCGGATATTGTTTTCCTTGTGAAAT CCCCTCCACAAAATCCAGTTATCAACTGCAGCACAATGATACCAGAAGGACAGTCAGGCACCTGTGAGTGTCGTCTGGCTCCAGGTGATGAGCTGCCAGACGGCTTCTCTCTGACCTGGCCAGGTCACTCCAACTCGCAGGTGATGCAGATGTCAAACGTCACGCGATTGGATAACGGCAGGACCTTCACCTGTCTCTTGTCTTTCGACGGTGTGGTCCGATCCACCACCCACACTCTCCATGTTGCTT acgGACCAGAAGACGAGCACATGCAAGTTGTTGGACCTGACACCTTTATTACTAACGGCACGATGAACCTTAATTTAACGTGTAATGCCACAGAGGTGAACCCCTCCCCGAGTTACAACTGGAGCCTCAGCAGGTGTCAGGTGAGAGAAAACGACGGGAAAAGCACGTGCTCTTTCGTCCCTTTGCCTCGGTTTGACGATGGGCTGGTCATTCAGTGCACCGCCTATAACAGCAGGACACAGAAAAAGGGCAGCCTCCAACATCAGTCTCGATCTCCAAT ATCCACCGCTGTATCCACCAATGATAGAAGGCCTCGAAGAAGGGCAACATCTTTCAGCCGGAACAATCCTCCTCTGTAA
- the LOC112569056 gene encoding uncharacterized protein LOC112569056, producing MGCIYREVIFFLTLIGLMDSAGSIPEVRGHTSSLLSGCNRDPPGDPFVNCHTKFVAEGKSLECVCEARFADSRPDDFSLTWPPYSDNNTMKVMKVTRHDNSSVFTCLMTWCGHKRTTNYTLHVAYGPDNEHTMIHGPNNSFLTDGTLSLNLTCLATEVYPAPRYTWDGVTCQNINSDQGTCEVKPQPPGDDGRQVECTARSSGR from the exons ATGGGATGCATCTATAGGGAAGTCATATTCTTCTTGACTCTTATCGGTCTGATGGATTCTGCTG GATCTATCCCAGAAGTGAGGGGACACACAAGTTCACTCTTGTCTGGGTGTAACAGAG ATCCTCCAGGTGACCCCTTTGTCAACTGCCATACCAAGTTCGTTGCTGAAGGAAAGTCACTGGAGTGTGTCTGCGAGGCTCGTTTTGCTGACAGTCGACCTGATGACTTCTCATTGACATGGCCGCCATACTCTGACAACAACACGATGAAAGTGATGAAAGTCACCCGTCATGATAACAGTTCAGTGTTCACCTGTCTGATGACATGGTGCGGACATAAGAGGACCacaaactacacactgcacGTGGCCT ATGGTCCAGACAATGAGCACACTATGATACATGGTCCTAATAATTCATTCCTCACTGATGGGACACTGAGTCTTAATTTAACCTGCCTGGCGACTGAGGTGTACCCTGCTCCACGTTACACCTGGGACGGTGTCACCTGTCAGAATATAAACTCTGACCAAGGGACATGTGAAGTGAAGCCACAACCACCAGGTGATGATGGACGACAAGTCGAGTGCACAGCGAGAAGCAGTGGCAGGTGA